A genomic window from Brassica oleracea var. oleracea cultivar TO1000 chromosome C8, BOL, whole genome shotgun sequence includes:
- the LOC106309933 gene encoding zinc finger protein CONSTANS-LIKE 7-like, translating into MDTQRLPKKEEDDYQPSSTIESINDFDSIFDLNLDGSKCSQELTWDFFKEDHEDVEEEEKRLSTDQEGSSSGGWDNNMSTDYEDKELSLKLNLNHQEVINAWSDRPQQPLWTNTSLLRGPANALYSGEVPVMDEGRNMRREASVLRYKEKRQSRLFSKKIRYQVRKLNADKRPRFKGRFVRRET; encoded by the exons ATGGATACACAAAGATTACCCAAGAAAGAAGAAGATGATTATCAACCTTCTTCAACCATCGAGTCCATAAATGATTTTGACAGCATTTTCGACCTCAACCTTGACGGTTCAAAATGCTCTCAAGAACTCACCTGGGATTTCTTTAAAGAAGATCATGAAGATGTAGAGGAAGAAGAGAAAAGATTGAGTACTGATCAAGAAGGCTCAAGTTCTGGGGGTTGGGATAATAATATGTCGACGGATTATGAAGACAAAGAGTTGAGTCTGAAGCTGAACTTGAACCATCAAGAAGTTATTAATGCTTGGTCTGATCGCCCCCAGCAACCTCTGTGGACAAACACTTCACTGCTAAGGGGTCCGGCCAATGCCCTTTAT AGTGGGGAAGTACCGGTGATGGATGAAGGGAGAAACATGAGACGAGAAGCGAGTGTGTTAAGATACAAAGAGAAGAGACAAAGTAGGCTCTTCTCTAAGAAGATAAGGTATCAAGTCCGAAAGCTTAACGCCGATAAACGACCTCGTTTCAAG GGTCGATTCGTGAGAAGAGAGACTTAA